The sequence below is a genomic window from Streptomyces sp. B21-105.
GCGGCCAACGCGCGCAGTCACAGTTCCGCGCGGTCCTACCGCGGCGGCAGGTCGCGCGGCCGCTCCTCCAGCAGCTCCGGCAGCTCCAGCGGCTCCGACAGCTGGTGGGTCGGCGGTGCGGCCGGCGGGGGCGTCTCCTGCAGTTCGGGCAGCTCCGACAGTTCCGGCGGGCACCACGGGGGGCACTCCTGCGGCGGTGGCTCGTCGTCGTCCTGCGGGGGCGGGTCGTCCTGCGGCGGAGGCGGCGGATGCGGCGGAGGCAGCTGACACGGGGCAGCTGAGCTCCCCGCGGGGGGAGCCGCATCCGGACCGCGGGGCCCGCTCGACCACGGGCTCCGCGGTCGCACCATGTCGCGTGGGCCGGAGCGTCTACCCGCGTTCGTGCGGGTCATGCGGGGCGCGTTGACGCACGTCACGTCGCATGGCGCACGTCGTGGTTGAACAGTTGAGCTGTGGACCCCCCGAGGGATGGAAACCCCACGAAGTTGGGTAAAAACGCTGTGGCGGCACCACACTTCATGATTCCCTCTAAAACACCAACACTGCCCCTCACACCCCTCCGGGCGTCCCGAGCGGACGACCTCCCCCAGACCGGGCTGACCGGGGCGGTTCCCGGTGTCTGGCCGGGGTGCGCCGGACCTTCCCTCCCTTTCTTTGCGTCTCCGCGGAGCCGACCCATGCTCACGACCCTGAACACCTCCTACACCGACACCCGCGCGGCCGACCTCGCCTGGGCCCTGGGGCGTGAACCGCTGCCCGCCCTCGCCGCACTCGACCTCGAACTGAACGGCGTCAAGCTTCAGTTGAGACTGCTCGGTGCGTCGCACCAGGTGCTGCTGGAGGAGGGGCAGGCCAGCTGTTCGGAGACGGTGGCCTGTATCCCCGGCAGCAGCACCCCGCTCCCGCTGGGCGTCGCCAAGCGGATCGGCGGCTGGGACTACGAGTTCGCGGCGCGCGTCGAGGAGCTC
It includes:
- a CDS encoding DUF2617 family protein, encoding MLTTLNTSYTDTRAADLAWALGREPLPALAALDLELNGVKLQLRLLGASHQVLLEEGQASCSETVACIPGSSTPLPLGVAKRIGGWDYEFAARVEELSPDQFAGRAQELLALVSEHPHGLVGVFPGSPHAFTALLAQRHEGHVHWRTWHAYPQDGQLVATRTRVGMRVPVSGETAVPVATGSGGNGIRR